From Oncorhynchus keta strain PuntledgeMale-10-30-2019 chromosome 25, Oket_V2, whole genome shotgun sequence, one genomic window encodes:
- the LOC118357949 gene encoding chondroitin sulfate N-acetylgalactosaminyltransferase 1-like produces MCSESTMLRRWLLALVARVGVIALVVCCCLSLLYLLACKPQSSYSNEQAQVWAGGATSKEGYLALLQESEDTHRHYINSLSKQIAQLKEALQMRTQQLQESLEKARAKGVLPMGLEGLHRPQTHTDLQEFFKAQLSRAEVQSGEKLPSEYAVIPYESFTLHRVYQLEMGLTRHPEERPVRKDRRDELTGTLEIALQVLNGPRRHGERHRRSYSPSDFIEGLTRTERDKGTVYELMFKGERPQDFRQLVFFRPFGPVVRVKNERVDTRHMLINIIVPLSRRADTFRQFINNFRKVCIQQEGKTHLTVVYFGRDQIDEVKAIMDQTSRETQFRNFTLIQLNEEFSRGRGLEVGARAWRRSHNVLLFFCDVDIHFTLDFLTSCRLNAEPGKKVFYPVLFSQYNPSLIDNNQSPFPSIQQQLVIMKDAGFWRDFGFGMTCQYRSDFINIGGFDRNTKGWGLEDVHLYRKYLHSKLMVIRSPSRSLFHLWHEKQCSDELQPDKYKMCMQTKAMSEASHGHLGELFFTQEIQEHMERQKLLNDSSHLR; encoded by the exons ATGTGCTCTGAATCCACAATGCTCCGGAGGTGGCTGTTAGCTCTGGTGGCCCGTGTTGGGGTCATAGCACTAGTGGTGTGCTGCTgcctgtctctactctacctgctGGCCTGCAAACCCCAGAGCAGCTACAGCAATGAACAGGCCCAGGTCTGGGCTGGAGGAGCCACCAGTAAAGAGGGTTACCTGGCGCTACTGCAGGAGAGcgaggacacacacaggcactatATTAACAGTCTCAGTAAGCAGATAGCTCAGCTCAAAGAGGCTCTTCAGATGAGGACCCAGCAGCTGCAGGAGTCTCTGGAAAAGGCCAGGGCCAAAGGGGTTCTACCTATGGGGCTGGAGGGTCTGCATAGGCCCCAGACACACACCGACCtccag GAGTTCTTCAAGGCCCAATTGAGCCGGGCTGAGGTCCAGTCTGGTGAGAAGTTGCCCAGTGAGTACGCCGTGATTCCCTACGAAAGCTTCACCCTGCACAG GGTGTACCAGCTCGAGATGGGTCTGACCCGTCATCCAGAGGAGAGGCCTGTGAGGAAGGACCGGAGAGACGAGCTGACAGGCACGCTAGAGATAGCCCTGCAGGTCCTCAACGGACCCCGGAGACACGGGGAGCGCCACCGACGCTCCTATTCACCATCGGACTTCATAGAGG ggctgacccgTACAGAGCGTGACAAGGGGACAGTGTATGAGCTGATGTTTAAGGGCGAGAGGCCGCAGGACTTCAGACAGCTGGTGTTCTTCAGACCCTTCGGCCCGGTGGTCAGGGTGAAGAATGAGAGGGTGGACACACGCCACATGCTCATCAACATCATAGTACCACTGTCCAGGAGGGCTGACACATTCCGACAGTTCATCAACAACTTCAG AAAGGTGTGCATCCAGCAGGAAGGGAAGACCCACCTCACTGTGGTCTACTTTGGCAGGGACCAGATTGACGAGGTCAAAGCCATCATGGATCAGACATCCAG GGAAACCCAGTTCCGAAACTTCACGCTGATCCAACTGAATGAGGAATTCTCTCGTGGGCGGGGCTTAGAGGTGGGCGCACGGGCCTGGAGGCGGAGCCACAACGTGCTGCTGTTCTTTTGCGATGTCGACATCCACTTTACCCTAGACTTCCTCACATCCTGCAGACTCAATGCAGAGCCTG GTAAGAAAGTGTTCTACCCAGTTCTCTTCAGTCAGTACAATCCATCTCTTATCGACAATAACCAGAGTCCCTTCCCTTCTATTCAACAACAACTG GTGATAATGAAGGATGCTGGATTCTGGAGAGATTTTGGGTTTGGCATGACTTGCCAGTATAGGTCTGATTTCATCAACATAG GTGGGTTTGACCGGAACACCAAAGGCTGGGGTTTGGAGGATGTTCACCTATACAGAAAGTACCTGCACAGCAAGCTGATGGTGATTCGATCTCCCTCCCGTAGCCTCTTCCACTTGTGGCATGAGAAGCAATGCTCGGACGAGCTGCAGCCAGACAAGTATAAGATGTGTATGCAGACCAAGGCCATGAGCGAGGCCTCTCACGGCCACCTGGGGGAGCTGTTCTTCACACAGGAGATCCAGGAGCACATGGAGAGGCAGAAACTACTGAACGACTCAAGTCACTTGAGGTAG